The Rhopalosiphum maidis isolate BTI-1 chromosome 1, ASM367621v3, whole genome shotgun sequence genome has a segment encoding these proteins:
- the LOC113556437 gene encoding lamin Dm0-like, which yields MSQRPLRKGGAARNTPQPDESTTSTTNSEKSRRTVTLSPTRFSRIQEKHELQNLNNRLAAYIDRVKYLEAENSKLTQELHSSEEVTTREVSNVKVLFESELEDLRNALDREAKQKSRLELENRRKTLEIEELKTKLDKALKELKEATPYVARFNELNSKYGQTLIDNKNLKDANKKLTKELTIEKKNVKDVQKTLEEEILQRVTAENKLQSLKENFKFKEEVHKQQLNDTRTSRRTEVITEVDGRLIKEYEDKLQSELQTLRQQAEEDVKRNKKEISDLFDSKFQNLENELQRKKKAMEAAQEDINVANSRVAELTQQINDLLSSNNDYLRKITELERLKELQRTKYIAEIQGLDQQLTAMQDDMSQKVQEYQDLMDIKVALDMEISAYRKLLESEERRLSITPNSSVVGSPRGKKRKLFQRDETEYEFSNVITASSTGDIEICEVCPDGQFVKLYNKGSKEFALSGYELVRTTAEQNVSTVFKFHRSVKLGAGNWLTVWSSTASNQIHEPSAGSIVMNTQAWVVGELMATILLNPEGQEVATHELKKGQVSHSRANEGYGDYETELFHQPGDPQNNDKCVIM from the exons ATGTCGCAGAGGCCATTGAGAAAAGGTGGTGCGGCCAGAAACACTCCGCAACCAGATGAGTCCACGACCAGCACTACCAATAGCGAGAAGAGCAGGAGGACGGTGACATTGAGCCCTACCAGGTTCAGCCGTATTCAGGAGAAACACGAGCTACAGAATTTGAACAACCGTTTAGCCGCTTACATTGATCGCGTTAAGTACTTGGAAGCCGAAAACTCAAAATTGACCCAAGAGCTCCATTCTTCAGAGGAAGTGACCACCCGGGAGGTGTCCAACGTTAAGGTATTATTTGAGTCTGAGCTTGAGGATCTAAGAAATGCATTAGACCGTGAAGCTAAACAAAAGAGCCGCCTCGAGTTAGAGAATAGGCGTAAAACTTTGGAAATCGAAGAGCTCAAAACCAA acTTGATAAAGCTTTGAAGGAATTAAAAGAAGCTACACCATATGTAGCtcgatttaatgaattaaattctaaatatggTCAAACTTTGATTGacaataagaatttaaaagacGCTAATAAg AAATTGACCAAAGAATTAACAatagaaaagaaaaatgttaagGATGTACAAAAAACATTAGAAGAAGAAATTCTGCAAAGAGTTACAGctgaaaacaaattacaaagcttgaaagaaaatttcaaatttaaagaagAG GTTCATAAACAACAACTCAATGATACAAGAACTAGCCGCCGTACAGAAGTTATTACTGAAGTAGATGGACGTTTAATTAAAGAATATGAAGATAAATTACAATCTGAATTACAAACATTACGACAACAAGCCGAAGAAGATGTTAAACGaaacaaaaaagaaatttcTGATTTATTTGATAGCAAG TTTCAAAATTTGGAAAATGAATTGCAACGCAAAAAAAAAGCTATGGAAGCAGCTCAAGAAGATATCAATGTGGCCAATTCACGTGTTGCTGAATTAACACAACAAATAAATGACTTATTGTCTTCCAATAATGATTACTTG aggaaAATTACTGAGTTAGAACGACTAAAAGAACTTCAAAGAACTAAATATATAGCTGAAATTCAAGGACTTGATCAACAATTAACAGCTATGCAAGATGATATGTCCCAGAAAGTACAAGAATACCAAGATTTAATGGATATAAAAGTGGCGTTGGATATGGAAATTAGTGCTTATCGAAAATTATTAGAGAGTGAAGAGAGGAGATTGAGTATTACTCCAAATTCATCTGTAGTTGGCAGCCCAAgaggaaaaaaaagaaaattatttcaacgCGATGAAACAGAGTATGAATTTTCTAATGTTATTACTGCTTCATCAACTGGTGATATTGAAATTTGTGAAGTATGTCCAGATGgccaatttgtaaaattatacaacaaaGGATCAAag gaaTTTGCATTGAGTGGATATGAATTAGTACGCACCACTGCAGAGCAAAATGTTTCTACTGTGTTCAAGTTTCATCGTTCAGTAAAACTAGGTGCTGGCAATTGGTTAACTGTATGGTCTTCTACTGCCAGTAATCAAATTCATGAACCTAGTGCTGGTTCAATTGTCATGAACACTCAAGCTTGGGTTGTTGGTGAACTTATGGCtacaatacttttaaatcCTGAGGGTCAA gaAGTAGCTACTCATGAACTTAAAAAAGGGCAGGTTTCTCATTCACGAGCCAATGAAGGATATGGTGATTATGAAACAGAATTGTTTCATCAACCA ggcGATCCTCAAAATAACGACAAATGTGTTATCATGTGA